From a region of the Euzebyales bacterium genome:
- a CDS encoding B12-binding domain-containing protein codes for MSGGYLRIGEFSHRVAVSPERLRAWEKRYDLLTPDRSPGGFRLYSDADVARVERMLAHLERGASAAQAARLASEPPAVTEPSAVGPVRLDGEVARLRSSLDAFDDAGAHGVLDELLATFALETVLQDVILPYLRDVGDRWLSGDVTVGQEHFASNLLRARLLSLAQGWGQGAGPRAVLAAPPGDQHDLGLIMCGLSMWRQGLRVIFLGADSPIDTLITTVRTVRPALVLLSAADPAALDAVGDSLRELSAHVPLYLGAGGASPQLADDLGATYVEGDPVSVGIELAHSAIATRA; via the coding sequence ATGAGTGGCGGATACCTACGAATCGGCGAGTTCAGCCATCGCGTTGCAGTGAGCCCCGAGCGCCTTCGTGCGTGGGAGAAGCGCTACGACCTGCTGACACCGGACCGGTCGCCGGGCGGGTTCCGGCTCTACTCAGACGCCGACGTCGCCCGTGTGGAGCGGATGCTCGCCCACCTCGAGCGCGGCGCCTCCGCAGCCCAGGCGGCTCGGCTGGCGTCAGAGCCGCCCGCGGTCACCGAGCCATCCGCCGTCGGACCGGTGCGGTTGGACGGCGAGGTCGCGCGTTTGCGTTCGAGCCTGGACGCGTTCGACGACGCCGGCGCACATGGGGTGCTCGACGAGTTGCTGGCGACCTTCGCGCTCGAGACCGTCCTTCAGGATGTGATCCTTCCGTACCTGCGTGACGTCGGCGACCGCTGGCTGTCCGGCGACGTCACGGTGGGCCAGGAGCACTTCGCGTCCAACCTGCTTCGCGCGCGGCTGCTGAGCCTGGCGCAGGGCTGGGGGCAGGGGGCCGGCCCACGTGCCGTGCTGGCGGCACCGCCGGGCGATCAGCACGACCTCGGGCTCATCATGTGCGGTCTCAGCATGTGGCGGCAGGGACTCCGGGTGATCTTCCTCGGAGCCGACAGCCCGATCGACACGCTCATCACGACCGTGCGTACGGTCAGGCCGGCCCTGGTCCTGCTGTCCGCGGCCGACCCGGCTGCGCTCGACGCGGTCGGCGACTCGCTGCGCGAGCTGAGCGCCCACGTGCCGCTGTACCTGGGCGCCGGAGGTGCATCACCACAGCTCGCCGACGACCTCGGCGCGACGTACGTCGAGGGTGATCCGGTCAGTGTTGGCATCGAGCTCGCACACTCGGCCATCGCCACCCGCGCATAG
- a CDS encoding DUF4397 domain-containing protein produces MNVSTAGRRREGRTRRRAITTLFVAALFVAAFAGPASAQSDTGTVTVVHGVPGLTVDVYVNGDPTLEDFEPGTVTDPLELPAGDYDVEIRPAGEDPGSEPAISGSATVEAGTNASLVAHLDADGQPTLSAFANDTSNVGAGDARLTVRHTAAAPAVDILADGSALVSGLTNPNEAVTEVPAGTYEAAVAPEGTTDPVLGPTDLTLEEGTNTIVYAIGSLDEDSLDILVQTISGLHSNPGGVPAGTGGMADDAMPTWLIALTAAAAASALAAGGRLAYARARS; encoded by the coding sequence ATGAATGTCAGCACCGCTGGTCGCCGACGCGAGGGTAGGACCCGGCGCCGCGCGATCACCACCCTGTTCGTCGCCGCGCTGTTCGTCGCCGCGTTCGCCGGTCCAGCAAGCGCGCAGTCCGACACCGGGACCGTCACGGTCGTCCATGGCGTGCCCGGCCTGACCGTCGACGTCTACGTCAACGGCGACCCGACCCTGGAGGACTTCGAGCCGGGAACGGTCACCGATCCGCTCGAGCTGCCCGCCGGTGACTACGACGTGGAGATCCGACCCGCAGGCGAGGACCCCGGGTCCGAACCGGCGATCTCCGGTTCTGCGACCGTGGAGGCAGGGACCAACGCCTCGCTCGTCGCGCACCTGGACGCCGACGGCCAGCCGACGCTCTCCGCGTTCGCCAACGACACCAGCAACGTCGGCGCCGGTGACGCGCGCTTGACGGTGCGCCACACCGCGGCCGCACCCGCGGTCGACATCCTCGCGGACGGCTCGGCTCTGGTGTCCGGGCTGACCAACCCCAACGAGGCGGTCACCGAGGTGCCAGCCGGCACCTACGAGGCTGCCGTGGCGCCCGAGGGCACCACCGACCCGGTGCTCGGTCCGACCGACCTGACGCTCGAGGAGGGCACCAACACCATCGTGTACGCCATCGGCTCGCTCGATGAGGACAGCCTCGACATCCTCGTGCAGACCATCTCCGGACTGCACTCGAACCCGGGCGGCGTGCCCGCCGGCACCGGCGGGATGGCTGACGACGCCATGCCGACGTGGCTGATCGCGTTGACCGCCGCTGCCGCGGCCAGCGCGCTGGCGGCGGGTGGCCGCCTGGCCTACGCCCGTGCGCGGTCCTGA